A stretch of DNA from Aspergillus flavus chromosome 3, complete sequence:
GAAACTCTCTCCGCGCTCCCGAACTTGAAACTCCTCCTGACTACGGGCACTCGCAATCTCGCCCTGGACGTGCAATACTGTGCTTCGCGCGGAATTCCCGTCGCCGGAACCGGGGGCCGACCGGCGGGGGTCCACTCTACGGTGCAACATACTTGGGCTTTGATCCTGGGGTTGGCGCGACATGTTGCGCGGGATGATGCGGCTGTTAAACGGGGAGAATGGCAGGGGTCGCTCGGTATGACACTTGCAGGGAAGACATTGGGATTGCTGGGATTGGGAAAGCTAGGTTCGCAGGTTGGGCGGATAGCGGTTGTGGCTTTCGATATGAAGGTGATTGCGTGGTCCACGAATCTGACGCAGGAGAAGGCGGACGAACAGGCTGCGGCCTTGGGGTTGCCAGCGGGTAGTTTCCAAGCTGTTCGGGACAAGGCTGAATTTTTCCGCAGCGCGGATGTGGTGAGTCTTCATAGTGTGTTGTCGGAGCGAAGCCGGGGCATCGTCGGTGCTGCAGAGTTGGAGGTCATGAAGCCGACGGCGATCTTGGTGAATACGTCGCGGGGTCCgttggtggaggagaaggcatTGTTGGAGACGCTGAATGCGGGACGCATCCGTGGGGCGGCCCTGGATGTTTTCGAGCCCGAGCCTCTGCCTAAGGATAGCCCCTGGCGGACCACGGCGTGGGGTCAAGACGGACGGAGTGAGGTGGTGTTGTCACCGCATATGGGATATGGGGATGAACAGATTCACGGGTGGTATGATGAGGTGGCCAGTAATCTGGAGAGGTGGTTGAATGGAGAGGAATTGAACACGCGCATGAATTGAAAGGGCGCAATCACCATTTTGGTCGCAGAAGATCGAGGATGGTATGCGGGACAATTAGAGAGGCTAAAGCCTTAGAAGACAAGTTGCATACATAAGCGTGTGATGTCGTGCATGTGATCCGGGCGTGTAACCTTTTTGGTTAAGGTGTGCTTCACCGAGACCCAATCTGTCCTTAGAGCCACTTTTCTCCTGTTCAAATGAAGCTTAATTAAAAGACTCATTCCGTCGTATTCTGCGTTTCATGTGGATTTCGTCATAGTGGGGGGATCTCCGTGGACCAGGAATCGAGTTGTGTTCTGTACCTCGGATCCTGTGTCAGCCCAAAACCATCCAGACACTCGTCGAAAGAGTTGAATCAAGTACACCAGCCTTGAGGATTCATAAGGAAGAAGCCATGATTCATGCAGATACGGTCATGTGAATCGCAAAGCCGTGACAAACCACGTGGTCTGCAAGGTTAAAAGTCACTGACACTGGGACGATTACATAAGACAACCTCGGATGAACCGAGGCACCGCTGGAACTGTAATCGAactatcaatcaatcagtcCATCGGAGACACCAGGGCAACCCGACCAACTATCCC
This window harbors:
- a CDS encoding D-isomer-specific 2-hydroxyacid dehydrogenase family protein (unnamed protein product), producing MSQPKLAILDDYQNISPAHFAHLEDRISISYFPETLDPRDERQRALLIERLQPFDVILAMRERTPFPKETLSALPNLKLLLTTGTRNLALDVQYCASRGIPVAGTGGRPAGVHSTVQHTWALILGLARHVARDDAAVKRGEWQGSLGMTLAGKTLGLLGLGKLGSQVGRIAVVAFDMKVIAWSTNLTQEKADEQAAALGLPAGSFQAVRDKAEFFRSADVVSLHSVLSERSRGIVGAAELEVMKPTAILVNTSRGPLVEEKALLETLNAGRIRGAALDVFEPEPLPKDSPWRTTAWGQDGRSEVVLSPHMGYGDEQIHGWYDEVASNLERWLNGEELNTRMN